One window of Panthera tigris isolate Pti1 chromosome C2, P.tigris_Pti1_mat1.1, whole genome shotgun sequence genomic DNA carries:
- the TSC22D2 gene encoding TSC22 domain family protein 2 isoform X4 → MSKMPAKKKSCFQITSVTTAQVATSITEDTESLDDPDESRTEDVSSEIFDVSRATDYGPEEVCERSSSEETLNNVGDAETPGTVSPNLLLDGQLAAAAAAPANGGGAVSARSVAGALASTAAAAAAATSAPSAGAPGGPPVAGSSAGPGTAAPSQPPTTCSSRFRVIKLDHGSGEPYRRGRWTCMEYYERDSDSSVLTRSGDCIRHSSTFDQTAERDSGLGATGGSVVVVVASMPGAHGPDSGTDSSLTAVSQLPPSEKMSQPAPAQPQSFGVGQPQPPPPVGGAVVQSAAPVPPFPGAAAGPQQMMAAPQPSQPQGAGPGVLPQGPNGQGLPLTNVTLTQPGVPLPPQPVPTLAAPATQQPPQFAYPQPPLPPGHLLPVQPTGQSEYLQPHVAGLQPPSPAQPSSTGAGASLATPASLPVGTGQNASTVGAQIIGASSLPGEAVAPGPGPAQGGQAAPGQPAGVPLAAVGCAVQPGLVPPGTGQPQSVPPPQMGGSGAPSAVPGGPHAVLPGVPNVPAAVPAPSVPSVSTTSVTMPNVPAPLVQSQQLSSHTPVSRSGSVIQHVGLPLAQGTPSVPTSLPQSDLSQFQTQTQPLVGQVDDTRRKSEPLPQPPLSLIAENKPVVKPPVADALANPLQLTPMNSLATSVFSIAIPVDGDEDRNPSTAFYQAFHLNTFQESKNLWDSFSMAG, encoded by the exons ATGTCCAAGATGCCGGCCAAGAAGAAGAGCTGCTTCCAGATCACTAGTGTCACCACGGCCCAGGTGGCCACTAGCATCACCGAGGACACCGAGAGCCTGGACGACCCGGACGAGTCACGTACGGAGGACGTCTCCTCCGAGATATTCGACGTCTCTCGGGCCACGGATTATGGCCCTGAGGAGGTCTGTGAGCGCAGCTCCTCGGAAGAGACGCTCAACAATGTTGGGGATGCGGAGACTCCCGGGACCGTCTCCCCAAACCTCCTCCTGGACGGGCAGCTGGCGGCCGCGGCGGCTGCTCCCGCCAACGGAGGAGGAGCCGTTTCGGCCCGGAGCGTGGCTGGGGCGCTGGCCAGtaccgcggcggcggcggcggccgccaCCTCGGCCCCCTCCGCGGGGGCACCCGGCGGTCCCCCGGTCGCGGGCTCGTCTGCCGGGCCAGGGACTGCGGCCCCATCGCAGCCCCCCACCACTTGCAGTTCCCGATTTCGCGTGATCAAGCTGGACCACGGGAGCGGGGAGCCCTACCGCCGCGGCCGATGGACGTGTATGGAATACTATGAGCGGGATTCGGACAGCAGCGTCCTGACCAGGTCCGGGGATTGCATTAGACACAGCAGTACTTTTGACCAGACTGCGGAGCGGGACAGCGGCCTGGGCGCCACCGGAGGgtcggtggtggtggtggtggcctcCATGCCGGGGGCGCACGGGCCCGACTCGGGAACTGACAGTTCCTTGACTGCTGTGTCACAGCTACCCCCGTCGGAGAAAATGAGCCAGCCCGCCCCGGCCCAGCCGCAGAGTTTTGGCGTTGGGCAGCCACAGCCACCGCCGCCCGTAGGTGGGGCTGTGGTTCAAAGCGCGGCTCCAGTGCCGCCGTTCCCGGGAGCCGCGGCCGGGCCGCAGCAGATGATGGCAGCCCCGCAGCCCAGCCAGCCCCAGGGAGCCGGCCCCGGCGTCCTCCCGCAGGGGCCCAACGGACAGGGTCTGCCGCTGACGAATGTAACCCTGACGCAGCCCGGCGTGCCCCTGCCGCCGCAGCCCGTCCCGACCCTCGCAGCGCCAGCGACGCAGCAGCCTCCGCAGTTCGCGTACCCCCAGCCTCCGCTCCCGCCCGGGCATTTGCTGCCCGTCCAGCCCACGGGGCAGAGTGAGTACCTACAGCCGCACGTGGCCGGCCTGCAGCCGCCAAGCCCTGCTCAGCCCTCGTCCACCGGCGCCGGAGCGAGCCTCGCCACGCCTGCCAGCCTGCCGGTGGGCACCGGCCAGAATGCCTCCACGGTGGGTGCGCAGATAATAGGCGCGTCTTCCCTGCCCGGTGAAGCCGTGGCTCCGGGGCCGGGACCCGCGCAGGGCGGGCAGGCCGCGCCTGGTCAACCGGCTGGAGTGCCCCTGGCCGCTGTAGGATGCGCGGTGCAGCCGGGCCTGGTTCCCCCTGGGACCGGGCAGCCCCAGTCCGTGCCTCCGCCGCAGATGGGCGGCAGTGGTGCGCCGTCGGCCGTGCCTGGCGGCCCCCACGCCGTGCTGCCCGGAGTTCCAAACGTGCCTGCAGCCGTGCCCGCTCCAAGCGTGCCTAGTGTGTCTACCACCTCTGTTACTATGCCAAATGTACCCGCGCCTCTGGTCCAGTCGCAGCAGCTGAGCAGCCATACGCCAGTCAGCAGGAGCGGCAGCGTAATCCAGCATGTTGGGCTGCCCTTAGCGCAAGGCACACCCAGTGTACCAACAAGTCTACCACAGTCTGACTTAAGCCAGTTTCAGACTCAGACCCAACCTTTAGTCGGGCAAGTTGACGATACTAGAAGAAAATCAGAACCCCTACCTCAACCACCACTTTCTCTCATTGCTGAAAATAAGCCTGTTGTGAAGCCTCCTGTTGCAGATGCCCTGGCAAACCCCCTTCAGTTAACACCTATGAACAGTTTGGCCACCTCTGTATTCAGCATAGCTATTCCTGTTGATGGTGATGAAGACAG GAATCCTTCAACTGCTTTCTACCAAGCGTTCCATTTGAACACGTTTCAGGAATCAAAGAACCTCTGGGATAG CTTTTCTATGGCCGGCTGA
- the TSC22D2 gene encoding TSC22 domain family protein 2 isoform X5, with product MSKMPAKKKSCFQITSVTTAQVATSITEDTESLDDPDESRTEDVSSEIFDVSRATDYGPEEVCERSSSEETLNNVGDAETPGTVSPNLLLDGQLAAAAAAPANGGGAVSARSVAGALASTAAAAAAATSAPSAGAPGGPPVAGSSAGPGTAAPSQPPTTCSSRFRVIKLDHGSGEPYRRGRWTCMEYYERDSDSSVLTRSGDCIRHSSTFDQTAERDSGLGATGGSVVVVVASMPGAHGPDSGTDSSLTAVSQLPPSEKMSQPAPAQPQSFGVGQPQPPPPVGGAVVQSAAPVPPFPGAAAGPQQMMAAPQPSQPQGAGPGVLPQGPNGQGLPLTNVTLTQPGVPLPPQPVPTLAAPATQQPPQFAYPQPPLPPGHLLPVQPTGQSEYLQPHVAGLQPPSPAQPSSTGAGASLATPASLPVGTGQNASTVGAQIIGASSLPGEAVAPGPGPAQGGQAAPGQPAGVPLAAVGCAVQPGLVPPGTGQPQSVPPPQMGGSGAPSAVPGGPHAVLPGVPNVPAAVPAPSVPSVSTTSVTMPNVPAPLVQSQQLSSHTPVSRSGSVIQHVGLPLAQGTPSVPTSLPQSDLSQFQTQTQPLVGQVDDTRRKSEPLPQPPLSLIAENKPVVKPPVADALANPLQLTPMNSLATSVFSIAIPVDGDEDRNPSTAFYQAFHLNTFQESKNLWDSLL from the exons ATGTCCAAGATGCCGGCCAAGAAGAAGAGCTGCTTCCAGATCACTAGTGTCACCACGGCCCAGGTGGCCACTAGCATCACCGAGGACACCGAGAGCCTGGACGACCCGGACGAGTCACGTACGGAGGACGTCTCCTCCGAGATATTCGACGTCTCTCGGGCCACGGATTATGGCCCTGAGGAGGTCTGTGAGCGCAGCTCCTCGGAAGAGACGCTCAACAATGTTGGGGATGCGGAGACTCCCGGGACCGTCTCCCCAAACCTCCTCCTGGACGGGCAGCTGGCGGCCGCGGCGGCTGCTCCCGCCAACGGAGGAGGAGCCGTTTCGGCCCGGAGCGTGGCTGGGGCGCTGGCCAGtaccgcggcggcggcggcggccgccaCCTCGGCCCCCTCCGCGGGGGCACCCGGCGGTCCCCCGGTCGCGGGCTCGTCTGCCGGGCCAGGGACTGCGGCCCCATCGCAGCCCCCCACCACTTGCAGTTCCCGATTTCGCGTGATCAAGCTGGACCACGGGAGCGGGGAGCCCTACCGCCGCGGCCGATGGACGTGTATGGAATACTATGAGCGGGATTCGGACAGCAGCGTCCTGACCAGGTCCGGGGATTGCATTAGACACAGCAGTACTTTTGACCAGACTGCGGAGCGGGACAGCGGCCTGGGCGCCACCGGAGGgtcggtggtggtggtggtggcctcCATGCCGGGGGCGCACGGGCCCGACTCGGGAACTGACAGTTCCTTGACTGCTGTGTCACAGCTACCCCCGTCGGAGAAAATGAGCCAGCCCGCCCCGGCCCAGCCGCAGAGTTTTGGCGTTGGGCAGCCACAGCCACCGCCGCCCGTAGGTGGGGCTGTGGTTCAAAGCGCGGCTCCAGTGCCGCCGTTCCCGGGAGCCGCGGCCGGGCCGCAGCAGATGATGGCAGCCCCGCAGCCCAGCCAGCCCCAGGGAGCCGGCCCCGGCGTCCTCCCGCAGGGGCCCAACGGACAGGGTCTGCCGCTGACGAATGTAACCCTGACGCAGCCCGGCGTGCCCCTGCCGCCGCAGCCCGTCCCGACCCTCGCAGCGCCAGCGACGCAGCAGCCTCCGCAGTTCGCGTACCCCCAGCCTCCGCTCCCGCCCGGGCATTTGCTGCCCGTCCAGCCCACGGGGCAGAGTGAGTACCTACAGCCGCACGTGGCCGGCCTGCAGCCGCCAAGCCCTGCTCAGCCCTCGTCCACCGGCGCCGGAGCGAGCCTCGCCACGCCTGCCAGCCTGCCGGTGGGCACCGGCCAGAATGCCTCCACGGTGGGTGCGCAGATAATAGGCGCGTCTTCCCTGCCCGGTGAAGCCGTGGCTCCGGGGCCGGGACCCGCGCAGGGCGGGCAGGCCGCGCCTGGTCAACCGGCTGGAGTGCCCCTGGCCGCTGTAGGATGCGCGGTGCAGCCGGGCCTGGTTCCCCCTGGGACCGGGCAGCCCCAGTCCGTGCCTCCGCCGCAGATGGGCGGCAGTGGTGCGCCGTCGGCCGTGCCTGGCGGCCCCCACGCCGTGCTGCCCGGAGTTCCAAACGTGCCTGCAGCCGTGCCCGCTCCAAGCGTGCCTAGTGTGTCTACCACCTCTGTTACTATGCCAAATGTACCCGCGCCTCTGGTCCAGTCGCAGCAGCTGAGCAGCCATACGCCAGTCAGCAGGAGCGGCAGCGTAATCCAGCATGTTGGGCTGCCCTTAGCGCAAGGCACACCCAGTGTACCAACAAGTCTACCACAGTCTGACTTAAGCCAGTTTCAGACTCAGACCCAACCTTTAGTCGGGCAAGTTGACGATACTAGAAGAAAATCAGAACCCCTACCTCAACCACCACTTTCTCTCATTGCTGAAAATAAGCCTGTTGTGAAGCCTCCTGTTGCAGATGCCCTGGCAAACCCCCTTCAGTTAACACCTATGAACAGTTTGGCCACCTCTGTATTCAGCATAGCTATTCCTGTTGATGGTGATGAAGACAG GAATCCTTCAACTGCTTTCTACCAAGCGTTCCATTTGAACACGTTTCAGGAATCAAAGAACCTCTGGGATAG TCTTCTCTAG
- the TSC22D2 gene encoding TSC22 domain family protein 2 isoform X3, with protein MSKMPAKKKSCFQITSVTTAQVATSITEDTESLDDPDESRTEDVSSEIFDVSRATDYGPEEVCERSSSEETLNNVGDAETPGTVSPNLLLDGQLAAAAAAPANGGGAVSARSVAGALASTAAAAAAATSAPSAGAPGGPPVAGSSAGPGTAAPSQPPTTCSSRFRVIKLDHGSGEPYRRGRWTCMEYYERDSDSSVLTRSGDCIRHSSTFDQTAERDSGLGATGGSVVVVVASMPGAHGPDSGTDSSLTAVSQLPPSEKMSQPAPAQPQSFGVGQPQPPPPVGGAVVQSAAPVPPFPGAAAGPQQMMAAPQPSQPQGAGPGVLPQGPNGQGLPLTNVTLTQPGVPLPPQPVPTLAAPATQQPPQFAYPQPPLPPGHLLPVQPTGQSEYLQPHVAGLQPPSPAQPSSTGAGASLATPASLPVGTGQNASTVGAQIIGASSLPGEAVAPGPGPAQGGQAAPGQPAGVPLAAVGCAVQPGLVPPGTGQPQSVPPPQMGGSGAPSAVPGGPHAVLPGVPNVPAAVPAPSVPSVSTTSVTMPNVPAPLVQSQQLSSHTPVSRSGSVIQHVGLPLAQGTPSVPTSLPQSDLSQFQTQTQPLVGQVDDTRRKSEPLPQPPLSLIAENKPVVKPPVADALANPLQLTPMNSLATSVFSIAIPVDGDEDRNPSTAFYQAFHLNTFQESKNLWDSDSKRNVTY; from the exons ATGTCCAAGATGCCGGCCAAGAAGAAGAGCTGCTTCCAGATCACTAGTGTCACCACGGCCCAGGTGGCCACTAGCATCACCGAGGACACCGAGAGCCTGGACGACCCGGACGAGTCACGTACGGAGGACGTCTCCTCCGAGATATTCGACGTCTCTCGGGCCACGGATTATGGCCCTGAGGAGGTCTGTGAGCGCAGCTCCTCGGAAGAGACGCTCAACAATGTTGGGGATGCGGAGACTCCCGGGACCGTCTCCCCAAACCTCCTCCTGGACGGGCAGCTGGCGGCCGCGGCGGCTGCTCCCGCCAACGGAGGAGGAGCCGTTTCGGCCCGGAGCGTGGCTGGGGCGCTGGCCAGtaccgcggcggcggcggcggccgccaCCTCGGCCCCCTCCGCGGGGGCACCCGGCGGTCCCCCGGTCGCGGGCTCGTCTGCCGGGCCAGGGACTGCGGCCCCATCGCAGCCCCCCACCACTTGCAGTTCCCGATTTCGCGTGATCAAGCTGGACCACGGGAGCGGGGAGCCCTACCGCCGCGGCCGATGGACGTGTATGGAATACTATGAGCGGGATTCGGACAGCAGCGTCCTGACCAGGTCCGGGGATTGCATTAGACACAGCAGTACTTTTGACCAGACTGCGGAGCGGGACAGCGGCCTGGGCGCCACCGGAGGgtcggtggtggtggtggtggcctcCATGCCGGGGGCGCACGGGCCCGACTCGGGAACTGACAGTTCCTTGACTGCTGTGTCACAGCTACCCCCGTCGGAGAAAATGAGCCAGCCCGCCCCGGCCCAGCCGCAGAGTTTTGGCGTTGGGCAGCCACAGCCACCGCCGCCCGTAGGTGGGGCTGTGGTTCAAAGCGCGGCTCCAGTGCCGCCGTTCCCGGGAGCCGCGGCCGGGCCGCAGCAGATGATGGCAGCCCCGCAGCCCAGCCAGCCCCAGGGAGCCGGCCCCGGCGTCCTCCCGCAGGGGCCCAACGGACAGGGTCTGCCGCTGACGAATGTAACCCTGACGCAGCCCGGCGTGCCCCTGCCGCCGCAGCCCGTCCCGACCCTCGCAGCGCCAGCGACGCAGCAGCCTCCGCAGTTCGCGTACCCCCAGCCTCCGCTCCCGCCCGGGCATTTGCTGCCCGTCCAGCCCACGGGGCAGAGTGAGTACCTACAGCCGCACGTGGCCGGCCTGCAGCCGCCAAGCCCTGCTCAGCCCTCGTCCACCGGCGCCGGAGCGAGCCTCGCCACGCCTGCCAGCCTGCCGGTGGGCACCGGCCAGAATGCCTCCACGGTGGGTGCGCAGATAATAGGCGCGTCTTCCCTGCCCGGTGAAGCCGTGGCTCCGGGGCCGGGACCCGCGCAGGGCGGGCAGGCCGCGCCTGGTCAACCGGCTGGAGTGCCCCTGGCCGCTGTAGGATGCGCGGTGCAGCCGGGCCTGGTTCCCCCTGGGACCGGGCAGCCCCAGTCCGTGCCTCCGCCGCAGATGGGCGGCAGTGGTGCGCCGTCGGCCGTGCCTGGCGGCCCCCACGCCGTGCTGCCCGGAGTTCCAAACGTGCCTGCAGCCGTGCCCGCTCCAAGCGTGCCTAGTGTGTCTACCACCTCTGTTACTATGCCAAATGTACCCGCGCCTCTGGTCCAGTCGCAGCAGCTGAGCAGCCATACGCCAGTCAGCAGGAGCGGCAGCGTAATCCAGCATGTTGGGCTGCCCTTAGCGCAAGGCACACCCAGTGTACCAACAAGTCTACCACAGTCTGACTTAAGCCAGTTTCAGACTCAGACCCAACCTTTAGTCGGGCAAGTTGACGATACTAGAAGAAAATCAGAACCCCTACCTCAACCACCACTTTCTCTCATTGCTGAAAATAAGCCTGTTGTGAAGCCTCCTGTTGCAGATGCCCTGGCAAACCCCCTTCAGTTAACACCTATGAACAGTTTGGCCACCTCTGTATTCAGCATAGCTATTCCTGTTGATGGTGATGAAGACAG GAATCCTTCAACTGCTTTCTACCAAGCGTTCCATTTGAACACGTTTCAGGAATCAAAGAACCTCTGGGATAG TGACTCAAAGCGAAATGTTACTTATTAA
- the TSC22D2 gene encoding TSC22 domain family protein 2 isoform X6, translated as MSKMPAKKKSCFQITSVTTAQVATSITEDTESLDDPDESRTEDVSSEIFDVSRATDYGPEEVCERSSSEETLNNVGDAETPGTVSPNLLLDGQLAAAAAAPANGGGAVSARSVAGALASTAAAAAAATSAPSAGAPGGPPVAGSSAGPGTAAPSQPPTTCSSRFRVIKLDHGSGEPYRRGRWTCMEYYERDSDSSVLTRSGDCIRHSSTFDQTAERDSGLGATGGSVVVVVASMPGAHGPDSGTDSSLTAVSQLPPSEKMSQPAPAQPQSFGVGQPQPPPPVGGAVVQSAAPVPPFPGAAAGPQQMMAAPQPSQPQGAGPGVLPQGPNGQGLPLTNVTLTQPGVPLPPQPVPTLAAPATQQPPQFAYPQPPLPPGHLLPVQPTGQSEYLQPHVAGLQPPSPAQPSSTGAGASLATPASLPVGTGQNASTVGAQIIGASSLPGEAVAPGPGPAQGGQAAPGQPAGVPLAAVGCAVQPGLVPPGTGQPQSVPPPQMGGSGAPSAVPGGPHAVLPGVPNVPAAVPAPSVPSVSTTSVTMPNVPAPLVQSQQLSSHTPVSRSGSVIQHVGLPLAQGTPSVPTSLPQSDLSQFQTQTQPLVGQVDDTRRKSEPLPQPPLSLIAENKPVVKPPVADALANPLQLTPMNSLATSVFSIAIPVDGDEDR; from the exons ATGTCCAAGATGCCGGCCAAGAAGAAGAGCTGCTTCCAGATCACTAGTGTCACCACGGCCCAGGTGGCCACTAGCATCACCGAGGACACCGAGAGCCTGGACGACCCGGACGAGTCACGTACGGAGGACGTCTCCTCCGAGATATTCGACGTCTCTCGGGCCACGGATTATGGCCCTGAGGAGGTCTGTGAGCGCAGCTCCTCGGAAGAGACGCTCAACAATGTTGGGGATGCGGAGACTCCCGGGACCGTCTCCCCAAACCTCCTCCTGGACGGGCAGCTGGCGGCCGCGGCGGCTGCTCCCGCCAACGGAGGAGGAGCCGTTTCGGCCCGGAGCGTGGCTGGGGCGCTGGCCAGtaccgcggcggcggcggcggccgccaCCTCGGCCCCCTCCGCGGGGGCACCCGGCGGTCCCCCGGTCGCGGGCTCGTCTGCCGGGCCAGGGACTGCGGCCCCATCGCAGCCCCCCACCACTTGCAGTTCCCGATTTCGCGTGATCAAGCTGGACCACGGGAGCGGGGAGCCCTACCGCCGCGGCCGATGGACGTGTATGGAATACTATGAGCGGGATTCGGACAGCAGCGTCCTGACCAGGTCCGGGGATTGCATTAGACACAGCAGTACTTTTGACCAGACTGCGGAGCGGGACAGCGGCCTGGGCGCCACCGGAGGgtcggtggtggtggtggtggcctcCATGCCGGGGGCGCACGGGCCCGACTCGGGAACTGACAGTTCCTTGACTGCTGTGTCACAGCTACCCCCGTCGGAGAAAATGAGCCAGCCCGCCCCGGCCCAGCCGCAGAGTTTTGGCGTTGGGCAGCCACAGCCACCGCCGCCCGTAGGTGGGGCTGTGGTTCAAAGCGCGGCTCCAGTGCCGCCGTTCCCGGGAGCCGCGGCCGGGCCGCAGCAGATGATGGCAGCCCCGCAGCCCAGCCAGCCCCAGGGAGCCGGCCCCGGCGTCCTCCCGCAGGGGCCCAACGGACAGGGTCTGCCGCTGACGAATGTAACCCTGACGCAGCCCGGCGTGCCCCTGCCGCCGCAGCCCGTCCCGACCCTCGCAGCGCCAGCGACGCAGCAGCCTCCGCAGTTCGCGTACCCCCAGCCTCCGCTCCCGCCCGGGCATTTGCTGCCCGTCCAGCCCACGGGGCAGAGTGAGTACCTACAGCCGCACGTGGCCGGCCTGCAGCCGCCAAGCCCTGCTCAGCCCTCGTCCACCGGCGCCGGAGCGAGCCTCGCCACGCCTGCCAGCCTGCCGGTGGGCACCGGCCAGAATGCCTCCACGGTGGGTGCGCAGATAATAGGCGCGTCTTCCCTGCCCGGTGAAGCCGTGGCTCCGGGGCCGGGACCCGCGCAGGGCGGGCAGGCCGCGCCTGGTCAACCGGCTGGAGTGCCCCTGGCCGCTGTAGGATGCGCGGTGCAGCCGGGCCTGGTTCCCCCTGGGACCGGGCAGCCCCAGTCCGTGCCTCCGCCGCAGATGGGCGGCAGTGGTGCGCCGTCGGCCGTGCCTGGCGGCCCCCACGCCGTGCTGCCCGGAGTTCCAAACGTGCCTGCAGCCGTGCCCGCTCCAAGCGTGCCTAGTGTGTCTACCACCTCTGTTACTATGCCAAATGTACCCGCGCCTCTGGTCCAGTCGCAGCAGCTGAGCAGCCATACGCCAGTCAGCAGGAGCGGCAGCGTAATCCAGCATGTTGGGCTGCCCTTAGCGCAAGGCACACCCAGTGTACCAACAAGTCTACCACAGTCTGACTTAAGCCAGTTTCAGACTCAGACCCAACCTTTAGTCGGGCAAGTTGACGATACTAGAAGAAAATCAGAACCCCTACCTCAACCACCACTTTCTCTCATTGCTGAAAATAAGCCTGTTGTGAAGCCTCCTGTTGCAGATGCCCTGGCAAACCCCCTTCAGTTAACACCTATGAACAGTTTGGCCACCTCTGTATTCAGCATAGCTATTCCTGTTGATGGTGATGAAGACAG GTGA